In the Natronoglycomyces albus genome, CAATGACGACCTTGGCACCAACTTCATGATGTTCCTGTTCATCGCCGCGATGAGCATCGGAGTGTTCTTCCTAGCCCGGGTCATTGGCGGTTATATCTGGGGCCGTGTGTTCAAGGCGCAACGCCGAACCGCCCGGCTGGCTCACCTAGCCGCGGGCAGCTTCCTGGCCGTGATCGCCTTCTATTGGCTCGGGCAGGTGTCGCTGTTCACGGAAGTCGGCGAGTGGCTGGGCGACCTGTTCTGATGTGGCACGCTAAGGGCTATGACTACTGACACCAACTTGGCGCGGGACATATATCTGCGCTCCCACCTGGTCGGAGAGTTCCATCTTCGCTCCGGGGTAGTGGCGAACGAATACTTTGACAAGTATCTGTTCGAGTCCGACCCCGTGTTGCTCAAGCGTCTCGCCGAGGCCATGGCTCCGTTCGTGCCCAAGGAGGGCGTGGACGCGCTGGCCGGACTGGAGACCGGCGGGATTCCCTTGGCGGTCATGCTCTCGCAGGTGACGGGAATTCCCACCTTGTTCGTGCGCAAGGAGGCCAAGAAGTACGGGACCTGTCGACTCGCCGAGGGCGGCGACATCTCGGGCAAGAACTTGTTCATTGTGGAGGACGTCGTCACCTCCGGCGGCGCGGTGCGCGACGCGGTCGTAGAACTACGGGAACGAGGCGCGAAGGTCTCTCAAGGGGTGTGTGTGATCGACCGGGAGTCCGATGGCATCCAGAACCTGCACGCTTTGGAGGTCCACATGCGGACGCTGTTTACGATGTCGCAGCTGAAGGCCGCTGGCGCCTAGCTGGTCCTCTCCAAGGCTGGGGTCGCTAGGCTCACGCGGAGTACTTCACCGGCCCGCTCTGTGAATGTCAAAGCGGGCCGGTTCTTCCTGTGTAATGGGTAGTTAACGGACCCAGATCCAGATGGTCGACCCCTTCGGCGCCGTCGAGCCTGCCTCTTCGGATTGGCGGAACACCGTGTCGCCGTTGATGAGGTCGAATACGCGTACGACGAAGCCCAGTGACTCCAGTTCCTCAGTGGCCTGTTCGATCGACATGTCCGTGACATTGGGAACCTGGATCGGTTCGGGTCCATCGGAGAGGACCAAGTCGACCACGCCGTCGACTCCGATACCTTCGCCTCCTCGTGGGCTCTGCTCGATCACATGCCCTTCGGGAATTGAATCCGAATACCGCGAGTCGACCTCTCCCACCGTTAGTCCCGCCCGTTCGATGCTGGCTCGGGCGTCCTCTTCCGACAGGCTCAAGACTTCCGGGGTCGTCACTGGGGCACGGCCGTCACTGATCATGACCTCGACCGCCGAGCCGGAGTTCACGGTCCGACCCGCCCCCGGTTCTGTGGAGATGACGTGCCCCTGCGGCACCGTATCCGAATAGCCGTTTACCACGATGACCTCGGCGTTCACGTCTTTGGCCAACGCGTTGAGGGCCTCTTCTTCGGAGGCTCCCGCTAGGTCGGGCATCGTAAACTGCTCGGGACCCAGCGAAAGCGTCACGGTGATAGTGCCGCCGCTGCGGATACGATCACCAGCGGCCGGTTCTTGTGCGAACACATCGTCCACCGGTACTCGGTTCGAGTAGGCTCCATCGTCGAACTCGATGGTGAAACCGCGCTCGTTGGCGTATTCCTCGACGGTTTCCCGGTCCTGACCCAACAGCGAGGGCGTGTCTGTGTATTGACCGAATCCGGCCCACCACCCCAGGCCGGCCAACAAGAGGAGTACCCCGGCCACGAGGCCGATCTTCATCCAGGTTTGTGCCGCCGGTGAGGACCCAGAGCGTTGAGCCATGGGCACATATGTCGTCTTCGCCGTCGAAATGTTCTGGGTCGGGCGTGGCCCGATTGTCGTGGTCGGGTTGGCCGTCTTGATGTGTTGTAGCCGCCGACCGAAGTCTCCCGCGTCCACGGGCCGTTGGTCGATGTCGCGGCGGGTCGCCGCGAGGGTCAGGTTCGCCAACGATTGGGGCACATCCCCGCGCAGCGTCTTGGGTGAGGGAATGTCCTCGCTCACGTGGCGCTGCGCGACTTGGCCGGGGTCCTCGCCGTCGAAGGGCACCTCACCGGTGAGAAGTTCGAAGAGCATGACGCCAACCGCATACACGTCCGACTGAGGGCGAGCGGGCTGATAGAGCACTAGCTCCGGTGCCACGTAGGCGGCCGTGGCCAGCAAAGGTTTGTCCGGGTTGGGCCCGCGCCCCTGCCCGTCAGTCCCCAAGGACTGGATGGCTTCGGCCAGACCAAAGTCGGCGACTTTGACCCGGTCGCCCTTGCCGCCTTCTTTGAGAAGAATGTTCTCGGGCTTGATGTCGCGGTGGATCAGTCCGGTCGAGTGAGCCGCTTCTAGGGCTTCGAGAGTCTGCCGGGTGATCTCGACGGCCTCGGGCACCGACAGGTACCGGCGCTGATTAAGCAGGTCGCGCAAAGTGATGCCTTTGACCAGCTCCATGACCACGTAGGGAAGACCTTCGTGGGAACCTTGGTCGAACACGCCCACGACGTTGGGATGGGACAGCCGGGCAATCGTTTTGGCCTCTTGTCGAAACGCCGCGAGGAATTCGTCAGTGTCCGCATGGGCTTCGCTGATGATCTTGACGGCGACCGTGCGGTCTAGCCGTTGATCAAACGCCTCGTATACCGCGGCCATCCCACCGGTGGCGATCAAACCGGTGAGTCGATACCGGCCATCGATAATGTGCCCGATACGTCGATCGGTAGTGGTGTTGTCCACGCCGCGCTCCTCCTCTTATGCCACATAAGTCTAGGCGTTGGGGACCAGCCGCACACGCCAGCGCTGTGCTGGAGGCTGGCCCTCCTTGGCAAGCGATTCCGGTCGGGGTTCACATTGGTCCAAGCGTGGTTGCCATGGCGCGGATGCCCGGCCCGTTCATCGATTGCGCTCGCCGATCTGTTCGACTCCAGGAAAGTCCGGCCCCCCTTGGCCCACATGGAGCAGGCCCAGGCGCTGGGTGGAACGGGTGAGCGCCACGTACAGGTCGCGGTGCCCGGTGCCGTTGTCCATGATTCCGTTGGGATCCACCAACAGGACGCTGTCGAACTCGAGTCCCTTTGCCTGGCGGACCGACAGCACCCGCACTGCCTGCGAATCCGGGTGGTCGGGCGCCGACGGGGGGCTGGAGAGTTCTTGCAGGCGGCGCAGATAGGTCGACGAGGTGATCACCCCGACCGTTCCCTCACCGACAGCGGCTCGCTCCGCTTCGATGACCTCGCGTAGCCGAGCGTCAAGCTGGTCGTCGGCCACCGCCTCTAGCCAGGGTTCGTGCCCGGCGGAGCGGACCGCGTTTGGGACTGGGGCCTCGGCGTTGATCGCGGCTAGGACAGAGGCGGTGACGCGCAATATCTCCTCTGGTGTGCGGTAGGAGACCGTGAGCCGCTCCCTGCGCCATAGGTGATTGCGGTTTCCGAACACATCGGCCCACGTGCGCACGTGATGTGAGGTGGCTTGGGCCAGATCGCCGGCGACGGTGAATGACTGGGATACGCAGCGGCGGCGCAGTGCCCTCCACATCATTGGTGACAGCTCTTGTGCCTCGTCGACGATAATGTGTCCGAAGACCCACCGGCGGTCGCTGGCAGCGCGTTCGGCGACGGTGGCGAATTCGTTGTGTCGGTGGCGTTCTCCAAAGATCGCCGCGTCGAGCACGTCGGTGGCCATGATGATCTCGGATTCCAGCTCATCTTCGAAATCGTAGGAAGCCGAGCCGGTCACGATGTCGAGGACGCCTTGGGCATAGGCGATTTGTTCGTCGCTCAGTTGTGGACCCTCCGCGTCGTCTTCGTCGGAGTCGAGCACATTGGCAACCTCGTCCAGAAGTGCGATGTCAGCCTCACTCCAGGGGGAATGCGGCTCGCGCTCCAGCAGTGCTCGCTCTTCCTGGCTGAGATGCTCGCACGCTGCGGCAAGCCGCTGTGGTGAGCTGTACAGGTCGGACAAGAGCCGCTGCGGTGTCAAGCGCGGCCACAGTTCCTCGATGGCCGCGGAGATGTCCTCCTCGGAGGTGATTTCCTCCAGCAAGTCTTCGCGGTCGGCTCTCGACAGCAGATTGTCGCCGCCCAAGGGGTCGGCGCCGATGATGTCGGCGTATTGGTCGCATAGATCTTCTCGCAGATGCGCCACGAAGGTGGCCCGCGCTTGATTATGCGGCAGTTCGGTGGCACGGGCGGCTTGGCGTGCCTGCCGTACCGCCTCTGGTCGCAGCCATAGCGTGTGCGTCTCGTAGTACAGCTCGATGGGCTCGACCGGGATCTCTTGGCGGTCCTCGACCGCCTGGGCCATGGCGCGGGCCATGCGGGCTTCGCCCTTGATCGCGGCTACTCGGTCGGACTCCTCACCGTGGGCGTCCACTCCGGGAAATAGTTGGCCGGGGGTGCGCAGTAGGACGTCGGTTTCGGCCAATCCGGGCAATACTTCGGAAATGTAATCCAAGAATGTCGTATTCGGTCCCACTATGAGCACCCCGCGCCGGGATAGTTGTTCGCGGTACTCATAGAGCAAATAGGCG is a window encoding:
- a CDS encoding orotate phosphoribosyltransferase, with protein sequence MTTDTNLARDIYLRSHLVGEFHLRSGVVANEYFDKYLFESDPVLLKRLAEAMAPFVPKEGVDALAGLETGGIPLAVMLSQVTGIPTLFVRKEAKKYGTCRLAEGGDISGKNLFIVEDVVTSGGAVRDAVVELRERGAKVSQGVCVIDRESDGIQNLHALEVHMRTLFTMSQLKAAGA
- a CDS encoding Stk1 family PASTA domain-containing Ser/Thr kinase, producing the protein MDNTTTDRRIGHIIDGRYRLTGLIATGGMAAVYEAFDQRLDRTVAVKIISEAHADTDEFLAAFRQEAKTIARLSHPNVVGVFDQGSHEGLPYVVMELVKGITLRDLLNQRRYLSVPEAVEITRQTLEALEAAHSTGLIHRDIKPENILLKEGGKGDRVKVADFGLAEAIQSLGTDGQGRGPNPDKPLLATAAYVAPELVLYQPARPQSDVYAVGVMLFELLTGEVPFDGEDPGQVAQRHVSEDIPSPKTLRGDVPQSLANLTLAATRRDIDQRPVDAGDFGRRLQHIKTANPTTTIGPRPTQNISTAKTTYVPMAQRSGSSPAAQTWMKIGLVAGVLLLLAGLGWWAGFGQYTDTPSLLGQDRETVEEYANERGFTIEFDDGAYSNRVPVDDVFAQEPAAGDRIRSGGTITVTLSLGPEQFTMPDLAGASEEEALNALAKDVNAEVIVVNGYSDTVPQGHVISTEPGAGRTVNSGSAVEVMISDGRAPVTTPEVLSLSEEDARASIERAGLTVGEVDSRYSDSIPEGHVIEQSPRGGEGIGVDGVVDLVLSDGPEPIQVPNVTDMSIEQATEELESLGFVVRVFDLINGDTVFRQSEEAGSTAPKGSTIWIWVR
- a CDS encoding HelD family protein; the encoded protein is MAVQPTNPTSTALKYSALADEQNYLNGLYARLDDLRASTQTRLDEARRSPVSNEQELSQRDATAHTHRRRLATLDAAEEGLCFGRLDFDDEEKPQYLGRIGMRSEQGEPMLVDWRAPAGRRFYLATATNPDGVRRRRHLHTRGRKLTGVSDEILDLDAPRDSTHEHLGAQGALLAAIDASRTDKMRDIVATIQAEQDNIIRSPLEGTLVVDGAPGTGKTAVALHRAAYLLYEYREQLSRRGVLIVGPNTTFLDYISEVLPGLAETDVLLRTPGQLFPGVDAHGEESDRVAAIKGEARMARAMAQAVEDRQEIPVEPIELYYETHTLWLRPEAVRQARQAARATELPHNQARATFVAHLREDLCDQYADIIGADPLGGDNLLSRADREDLLEEITSEEDISAAIEELWPRLTPQRLLSDLYSSPQRLAAACEHLSQEERALLEREPHSPWSEADIALLDEVANVLDSDEDDAEGPQLSDEQIAYAQGVLDIVTGSASYDFEDELESEIIMATDVLDAAIFGERHRHNEFATVAERAASDRRWVFGHIIVDEAQELSPMMWRALRRRCVSQSFTVAGDLAQATSHHVRTWADVFGNRNHLWRRERLTVSYRTPEEILRVTASVLAAINAEAPVPNAVRSAGHEPWLEAVADDQLDARLREVIEAERAAVGEGTVGVITSSTYLRRLQELSSPPSAPDHPDSQAVRVLSVRQAKGLEFDSVLLVDPNGIMDNGTGHRDLYVALTRSTQRLGLLHVGQGGPDFPGVEQIGERNR